Proteins from a genomic interval of Chroococcidiopsis thermalis PCC 7203:
- the plsX gene encoding phosphate acyltransferase PlsX, which produces MGKTRARIAIDAMGGDHAPAEIVAGALRARDELGVEVILVGDRHSIEAVLPANTNLGQLEIVPAQGTIEMHEEPLSGIRRKPKASINVAMNLVKQQQADAVVSAGHSGAAMASALLRLGRLSGIDRPAIGAVFPTIVASKQVLILDVGANVDCRPKFLEQFAVMGTVYSKYVLGIPEPKVGLLNIGEEESKGNDLALQAYQLLQANPKVPFVGNAEGRDILSGDFDVIVCDGFAGNVLLKFAEAVGEVLLQILREELPQGLHGQLGVSLLRPNLKRIKQRVDHAEHGGGLLLGVAGICIISHGSSQAPSIFNAIRLAREAVDNEVLERIQGSVAIAEE; this is translated from the coding sequence ATGGGAAAGACTCGCGCACGAATCGCAATAGACGCTATGGGGGGAGACCATGCACCCGCCGAAATTGTTGCTGGTGCTCTGCGAGCAAGGGACGAATTAGGCGTAGAGGTCATACTGGTGGGCGATCGCCACTCTATTGAAGCCGTCTTGCCCGCTAATACTAATCTCGGTCAGCTAGAAATTGTCCCTGCCCAAGGGACGATAGAAATGCACGAGGAGCCTCTGAGTGGCATTAGGCGCAAGCCCAAAGCTTCGATTAACGTAGCAATGAATTTGGTCAAGCAACAACAGGCAGATGCCGTAGTCTCAGCCGGACACTCAGGTGCAGCAATGGCATCGGCATTATTACGTTTGGGAAGACTATCTGGAATCGATCGCCCAGCGATTGGAGCCGTGTTTCCCACAATCGTTGCTAGCAAGCAAGTTTTGATCCTAGATGTGGGTGCAAACGTCGATTGTCGCCCCAAGTTCTTAGAACAATTTGCGGTTATGGGGACGGTGTACAGCAAATACGTTCTAGGTATTCCCGAACCTAAAGTCGGTTTACTAAATATTGGCGAGGAAGAATCCAAAGGGAACGATCTTGCACTTCAAGCTTACCAATTGCTCCAAGCCAACCCTAAAGTTCCATTTGTCGGAAATGCCGAAGGGCGAGATATTCTATCGGGTGATTTTGATGTAATCGTGTGCGATGGCTTTGCTGGTAACGTGCTGTTGAAATTTGCCGAAGCAGTGGGAGAAGTATTGCTGCAAATCCTGCGCGAAGAATTACCCCAAGGATTGCACGGTCAGTTAGGCGTATCGCTGTTGCGACCAAACCTGAAACGGATCAAGCAGCGGGTAGATCATGCCGAACATGGAGGCGGATTGCTTTTGGGTGTCGCAGGGATCTGCATTATCAGCCACGGTAGCTCTCAAGCGCCGTCGATTTTTAATGCCATTCGTCTGGCAAGAGAAGCAGTAGATAACGAAGTGCTAGAGCGAATTCAGGGTTCGGTAGCGATCGCGGAAGAATGA